GTGCTGCTTCAAATGCGTGACCGCGGGACACAAGGCCTCCGAGTGTCCTAACGAAGCTAAGTGCTTCTTGTGCGCAAGCAGAGGAACCCAAGCGACCAACCACCAAATGGGCACCCGGAAGTGCCCATTGGCGGGAAAAGGAGCACCAAAGGCACTGCAATGATGCTTTTGATTCAGCTAAACCTGAATCACTGCACTGCAGGCCAAGACCTGCTAGTGCAGACGGTGCGCGAACGCAGAGTGGAGCCCGACCGCTCCAAGAAAGCAGCGATCTGGAGGTGCATCAGAGAAGCCCAACAATTAACAGATGTTCTTTCGGACATCGGATTTGTTAGGGCTAGGGTAGGCAGATGGTGGGTGTACAGCTTATACCTAGCCCCCAGCCTGACCTTAATCGCAATTAGTCGGGCATTAGATAGACTGGCAGCGGACGCTAGAGGCCGCACCCAGATTCTTATAGCGGGCGACTTCAACGCAAGGTCAGAGAGCTGGGGCAGTTGAACCACCAACGCGAGAGGCAGGATGGCGCTGGAGGCATTAGCGACGTTGGACCGGGCTCTTCTAAACCATGGAAACCGGCACATGTTCAGGCGCGCCGGACTGGGCTCTGTGGTGGACCTCACCTTCACTAGCGGCTCGTCGTTCACGCTAACGAGGTGGAGACTCAGCGAGAGTTACACTGGCAGCGACCACTTGGCCATCTTATGCGACCTGGGATGCCCTCCCTCGTCCGAAGCCCAGATAGCAGCCCAAGCCAGGTTAAAATACAAGACGGACACTCTGGACAGGCAGGTATTCCGAGAGCAGTTCATACCCACTGTCCTGATTAGCTCCAGGAAGGCAGTGGAGACGGTCACTGTCGAAGTAGGCGGTACTTCGGTGTCCTCCTCTTGGCCAATCAAGTACCTGGGAGTCATGATAGGCACAAGAAAGCTACGCCCAAGGCCTAAATGCTACCCATAGACTGTCAGCACTACGCATCTGCTGCGCCTTCAGAACAGTGTCCAACGCGGCGGCATTGGTGATCGCAGGAATAATGTGGTCTTCAACCAAACACACGGTAGAAGCCTCTGCCCCTGCGTCAAGAGGGCAATACGAGCAGAAGCAAGGCAGCACACCGTGGAGACATGGCAGCTCAGGTGGAACAACGAGCTTAAGGGTCGCTGGACGCATCAGCTGATCCCCAATCTCAAGCCGTGGATAGAACGGAATCATGGCGAAATAACGTTCCATCTAACGCAGCTGGTCAGTGGACACGGTTGCTTTCGCAGATATGTGAAGCGCTTTGGACATGAGGAGGCGGATGATTGCCCATGGTGCAGAAGTGGACGGAGCGAAACAGCAGAGCACGTTCTCTTCTCGTGGGTTAAATATGCAAGGGAACGGAGCTCTCTGGAAACCGTACTTGGCAGCAGACTGACTGCGGATAACCTAGTCCCATTCATGCTGCAGGGTGATGCGAAATGGCAAGCGGTCAACAGCTTCGCCGCAGCGATAACCACCGAGCTCAGAAGAGCCGAGAGAGCCAGGAGGGTCTACGAGTAAGCAAATCCTGATCGTCCTCGCGAAGCAATGCAGCCATACCGCGGGGGGTCCTGGATTTGCCATCCTTACTGTTACATTGTTAATCTGTTAATCTTAaataaacgaattaaaaaaacaaacaaaatatcgAATAAATTCATTTCTGAGGGTTATATCCGAGCCAAATAATAGACATCTCTTTCTTATAggtgtatatatagatattatgtttatttaatctCGTTAAATAGGCTTCGCTAtaatacatttacatttggGCTCTTTCAGTTGAGGGGACGTAGCTCCATCTTCAGTCCTCGTACCTTCATTCCCAAGCCCCCACTTCCACGCTTAATACGTTGTTGTATATAATATgtagcatttaatttatttatgtgttgCTTTCAGCCTGCCCGACAGtcgaataaacaataaacgaTCTTTCTGCAATCTTGTTAGTTGCactaatttaaaatcaagTATGAATCCTATTTGCAGTTCAGTTACCACCACCAATCAAATTTCCGGGGAGTCGGAATAGCCAATTTGGTTGCGATTTTTGGTGGGAACAGAAGTGGGAAAATAGCTATGGAATGAAACCAATATTGAGTAACAAAATAatacagttacagttacagttactGTGGTCATCTAGAGAATTTTGCAGTTTCCCCTGATTTCTTGGGGGCTTTGGAGTGATTCTGAGCACTTGGACTGCGGTTAAGTTTTGAGTTCTGGGCTATACACAGTAGCGGGATcacaaaagatacaaaaatacaaattaaatttcattcaaGGTCGCTCCTGTAAGATTAGCAAAAGTGGTACCGACTCTCAACTACCAGTTAACTATATCGTCCTAGACCTCATCGCTCTGGTTCATCTTGATCTCACTAAGATGGGTGTTGAACCGCGACCATTCGTCgcgcgatggctgcgccagGTTCTCGGCCACGTCGTACACGTACAGCTTGCCGGCCTCGTCGCCGATGCACACGTGCAGACCGGATGGGGTCCAAGAGACGCGGTTAAGGGCTGGTGCTCCCGCCACGACAATCGAGGCGGTCGGCACCTCCGTGTCTTGGTTGAGGTTCCACAGGTCCAGGCGGCCGCTGCCGTCGACGGCGGCGAAGAGTGCGGGATGCACGGGCGACCAGGCGACGTCCATCATGTAGTCGGAGTTGTCCTCAAAGGAGTACAGCGGCTTATTTGAATTAATTCCGGAGACGACAGAGAACTGGCAACTTGAAATGGGTAGCTTTAGCGACCAGATCTTGATGGACGAGGTTAGGAAGAGGTGGCCAAAGTCCGGCGACAGCTGGTTGTAGTGCGTGGATATGCCAGTGATAGGGCCAAGATGGCGTTCGTAAACCTCGTTGACCCCGGAGCGCAGGCCGTGGCGCGAGGCGGAGTAGACGTAGCCGTCCTCACTGCCCATCACCAGGCTATTGATCTCGTTGGCCGGGAAGGCCATCGATGTAATGGCAATGGCCTTAGACTggcgctgctgcagctccagcgTGTCCTGTGGTTGCGACAGCATGTCCAGCGACCAGGAGCACAGCTTGCCGTCCGAGGATATGGAGATGACGTTGTGCGCATTCTGGGTGCCCACCATTTGGAGGCAGTAGACGGGATGCGTGTGCGCCGCGGCACTGAGGGGCGTGCGCTGTATGGGCGTGCGCTTCTGCACGCGATTGTCCCACAGCACAATCTGGCCCGAATAGGTGCCGCCGAGGATCAGGTTGGGATTGAACTTGGCAAAGCAGGTGGACATCACCGCGCTCTGGCAGTGGAAGACGTCCTCGGGCGTGCTCTTCTTGAACTTGGTGTTCCACACCATCACCACGCCGTCCGGCTCGTTCGGACTCTCCTCGTTGTTGTGGTACGAGCCCACCACCAGCTCGGGGAAGTGGGTGGACCAGTCCATGCTGGTGATGCAGCGGTTCTTCGACCAGCGCTCGTCGTAGAAGACGCGGTTCAGCGAGAGCCGCGCATGCGATCGCTCGTCGTTCGCCTCCTCGCTGTCGCCGCCGCCGATGTAGTCCGTGTATATGTCCACATTCTCCGAGAGGGCCCGTTCGATGACGCGGCCGGCACGCACCACGAACCGCTGGAAGTTCTCCGACAGTATGATCatctgcttctgctcctcggACAGCTCGTTGACTGGAGGAAAGATGGAGAGGAGGAATATTTGTGAATAGCTTCTTACTCAACATTTCCATGCGTGCAATGGAAATGCACGCGAATTCTTTAGCACTGATCTAAACAACATTTGagcttttataattataaaatgcaTCAATATGatatcatcatcattttgaagcaaaacataacaaaaccttaaatattaataaatattttgctagCATTAACCAAACAAGAGAACAAATGAATGATTTTATAAGGTCtactaattaataaaaaaatatctggttgagaaataaaaataacagtTAGTATAATGAAAGAAAGACTTTTTCATTAAGGGTGGGGATTCGAGAGAATGTAAATAGATGTCTATTCGACGTGGTGACTCACCCTCCTTCTTCACTTCAGTCTCCTTCTTGATCTCGAGTGGTGTGATGGCCGGGGCGACGTCCTTAACGGTGGGCAGGCCGTGGGTGAGATAGCCCGGTGGCAGCTTGGAGGTGAATCCGTTGCCCAGGTTCTGCAGTGAGCTCTCTTCGTCGTCTCCTTGGGCATCAAATGCAAGCACTGTTTAAGGTATAAAACTAACACAGCTAGAGGAACATGACAATCGACAGAACAGGAACAATTCTACTTTCGGCTCTGATTGATTCGATCTGATTCGATTTGGTTTTGAACTTATTTGAGTTTAGATTAAGTTATCATTACGCGTTCTTCTTCGTCTTCGTTTCGCTTGGCTAGGAACCGTAATTTTCTGAGACATTTGACTTTGTTTGTGGGGCTCATTGAGGCGGGATTGTGGGTTTCGGATTTTGGGGATTCGATGAAGCTCTTAGT
The DNA window shown above is from Drosophila melanogaster chromosome X and carries:
- the Sdic4 gene encoding Sperm-specific dynein intermediate chain 4, which codes for MGLVLIKFLRSTYSTLSGGKKQPLNLSVYNVQATNIPPKETLVYTKQTQTTSTGGGNGDVLAFDAQGDDEESSLQNLGNGFTSKLPPGYLTHGLPTVKDVAPAITPLEIKKETEVKKEVNELSEEQKQMIILSENFQRFVVRAGRVIERALSENVDIYTDYIGGGDSEEANDERSHARLSLNRVFYDERWSKNRCITSMDWSTHFPELVVGSYHNNEESPNEPDGVVMVWNTKFKKSTPEDVFHCQSAVMSTCFAKFNPNLILGGTYSGQIVLWDNRVQKRTPIQRTPLSAAAHTHPVYCLQMVGTQNAHNVISISSDGKLCSWSLDMLSQPQDTLELQQRQSKAIAITSMAFPANEINSLVMGSEDGYVYSASRHGLRSGVNEVYERHLGPITGISTHYNQLSPDFGHLFLTSSIKIWSLKLPISSCQFSVVSGINSNKPLYSFEDNSDYMMDVAWSPVHPALFAAVDGSGRLDLWNLNQDTEVPTASIVVAGAPALNRVSWTPSGLHVCIGDEAGKLYVYDVAENLAQPSRDEWSRFNTHLSEIKMNQSDEV